Proteins encoded in a region of the Streptomyces sp. NBC_00310 genome:
- the pglX gene encoding BREX-2 system adenine-specific DNA-methyltransferase PglX — protein MPSQEAPTTADATDLPAAASLDHDALLKDLQKQVALLETDLRERAHGDSEQAAALRAEYGRAVHAGRTEVGEETWLEERVTQIAAAWVLACVFVRFCEDNGLVPVARLSGPGERLAEAQDHHDAFFREHPELNDRDWLKESFRALSREHEVAEGLFDPAHNPLWELDPSYDIASRLLAFWRERGPDGLIRHDFTDPDLNTRFLGDLYQHLSEYARKTYALLQTPEFVEEFILDLTLNPALEEFGLDPAWKYRPEGWRGETYEEIDEDGEVASVVRGLRCIDPACGSGHFLLGLFRRVLAAWREAEKGTENWTLVRRALESVHGADKNPFAVSIARFRLLVATLKECKVDRLSAAPSMPIRIAVADSLLHGREAGRETDPTLDDAERGETFTYRTEDVARYVKEVDLLGRGSYHVVVANPPYITVKDRAENENYRKIYWACSGKYALSVPFAQRIFELAVRASGDHRDGGFTGQITANSFMKREFGATLIQSFFHGGEYKDPQTRRKRNYHGVELTHVLDTSGAFIPGHGTPTVILVGRHQVARQAQPIRAVLGVRGEPKEPDDPAQGEVWRAITSQWRKPGVGPETWVTVEDLPRPSLADFPWSLSGGGASGLMSRVEKAPRSLGDLLDGKIGFASFPGQDEVFFLTASWFRQRPDARVLRRPLVTGDVVRDWDIDAEAPALVPYDSENEPVAYQPQTSWGRHLWTMRTQLGSTTGFGGKTRAESNEPWWTWYRWVGDRYRTPLSLAFAFVATHNHFVLDRGGKVFNRSAPVIKLPEGAAEEQHLELLGVLNSSVACFWLKQVSHDKGSQGVNEGFKSQEWERFYEFTGTKLQAFPLPKKLPLPLTRQLDALAQELAAHEPTALTTSATTPPTREALDTAEAAQRHIRARMILLQEELDWTVYGLYGLLTPAEVARTTLPSDPTNIAGADVPEELKLGQRAFEIALARSGADTTWFERHESTENRTTEIPSRGWPESYRRIVQARLDLIQDNKDIRLLERPEYKRRWLTASWEKREDAALRAWLLDATEREELWFEERDGIDSPRALTIYQLADALRHDDGVRAVAELYAAKYLKKRDVPLSTVLATVIEPEHVPHLATLRYKESGLRKRAQWERVWDEQRKEDETGERQGIKPPPKYTSADFLKHSYWSNRGKLDVPKERFISYPDSGPDNDPSLLIGWAGWNHRHQAEALVNLLNDRLNVDGWPKEDPRFVPLLAGLAEVMPWVKQWHDEYDDEWEGNPAEDFNSALVAGMYGRNLSRDDLAAWRPEKKRGRASK, from the coding sequence GTGCCCTCCCAGGAAGCCCCGACGACCGCCGACGCGACGGACCTGCCGGCCGCCGCGTCGCTGGATCACGACGCGCTGCTCAAGGACCTCCAGAAGCAGGTCGCGCTCCTGGAGACCGACCTGCGCGAGCGCGCCCACGGCGACAGCGAGCAGGCCGCGGCGCTCAGGGCCGAGTACGGGCGGGCCGTCCACGCCGGCCGCACCGAGGTCGGCGAGGAGACCTGGCTGGAGGAGCGGGTGACGCAGATCGCCGCCGCCTGGGTCCTCGCCTGCGTCTTCGTCCGCTTCTGCGAGGACAACGGCCTCGTTCCCGTCGCCCGCCTCTCCGGTCCCGGCGAGCGTCTCGCCGAGGCGCAGGACCACCACGACGCGTTCTTCCGCGAGCACCCCGAGCTGAACGACCGTGACTGGCTCAAGGAGTCCTTCCGCGCCCTCAGCCGCGAGCACGAGGTCGCCGAGGGCCTCTTCGACCCCGCGCACAACCCGCTGTGGGAACTCGACCCGTCCTACGACATCGCGTCCCGCCTGCTGGCGTTCTGGCGCGAACGCGGCCCCGACGGCCTCATCCGCCATGACTTCACCGACCCGGACCTCAACACCCGTTTCCTCGGCGACCTCTACCAGCACCTCTCCGAGTACGCCCGCAAGACGTACGCGCTGCTCCAGACGCCGGAGTTCGTCGAGGAGTTCATCCTCGACCTCACCCTGAACCCCGCTCTGGAGGAGTTCGGCCTGGACCCGGCGTGGAAGTACCGCCCCGAGGGCTGGCGGGGCGAGACGTACGAGGAGATCGACGAGGACGGTGAGGTCGCCTCCGTCGTCCGCGGCCTGCGCTGCATCGACCCGGCCTGCGGCTCCGGTCACTTCCTGCTCGGTCTGTTCCGGCGCGTTCTCGCCGCCTGGCGGGAGGCCGAGAAGGGCACCGAGAACTGGACGCTGGTCCGCCGCGCCCTGGAGTCCGTCCACGGCGCCGACAAGAACCCCTTCGCCGTCTCCATCGCCCGTTTCCGCCTGCTGGTCGCCACGCTCAAGGAGTGCAAGGTCGACCGCCTCTCCGCGGCCCCGTCCATGCCGATCCGCATCGCGGTCGCCGACTCACTGCTCCACGGGCGTGAGGCCGGCCGCGAGACCGACCCGACCCTCGATGACGCCGAGCGGGGCGAGACGTTCACCTACCGCACGGAGGACGTCGCGCGGTATGTGAAGGAGGTCGACCTGCTGGGCCGCGGCTCCTATCACGTGGTCGTGGCGAACCCGCCGTACATCACGGTCAAGGACAGGGCGGAGAACGAGAACTACCGCAAGATCTACTGGGCGTGCTCCGGGAAGTACGCGCTGTCGGTGCCGTTCGCGCAGCGGATCTTCGAACTGGCGGTGCGGGCGAGCGGTGACCATCGGGATGGTGGCTTCACCGGTCAGATCACGGCGAACTCGTTCATGAAGCGGGAGTTCGGGGCGACGCTGATCCAGTCGTTCTTCCACGGGGGCGAGTACAAGGACCCCCAGACGCGCCGCAAGCGCAACTACCACGGTGTTGAGCTGACTCATGTGCTGGACACGTCCGGGGCGTTCATTCCTGGGCACGGTACGCCGACGGTGATTCTGGTGGGGCGCCATCAGGTGGCGCGGCAGGCTCAGCCGATTCGGGCGGTGTTGGGGGTTCGGGGGGAGCCGAAGGAGCCGGATGATCCGGCTCAGGGGGAGGTTTGGCGCGCGATCACTTCGCAGTGGCGGAAGCCCGGGGTGGGGCCTGAGACTTGGGTGACCGTGGAGGACCTGCCTCGGCCCAGTCTGGCCGACTTTCCGTGGAGCCTTTCGGGGGGCGGCGCGTCTGGGCTGATGAGCAGGGTGGAGAAGGCACCCCGATCTCTGGGCGATCTTCTTGACGGGAAGATCGGTTTCGCGAGTTTCCCGGGGCAGGACGAGGTCTTCTTCCTGACCGCGTCTTGGTTCCGTCAGCGGCCGGACGCACGGGTGCTACGGCGTCCCCTCGTGACGGGGGATGTGGTGCGGGACTGGGACATCGACGCGGAAGCCCCCGCTCTGGTGCCTTACGACTCCGAGAATGAACCCGTCGCCTATCAGCCACAGACCAGTTGGGGACGCCATCTCTGGACCATGCGGACGCAACTCGGGTCGACCACGGGTTTCGGCGGCAAGACGCGTGCCGAGTCAAACGAGCCCTGGTGGACGTGGTACCGGTGGGTGGGGGATCGGTACCGGACGCCGTTGTCGCTCGCGTTCGCGTTCGTCGCCACGCACAACCACTTCGTTCTGGACCGAGGTGGGAAGGTGTTCAACCGTTCTGCCCCGGTGATCAAGCTGCCGGAGGGTGCCGCCGAGGAACAGCACCTGGAGTTGCTGGGGGTGTTGAACTCGTCGGTGGCTTGCTTCTGGTTGAAGCAAGTAAGTCACGACAAGGGAAGTCAGGGGGTCAACGAAGGCTTCAAGTCGCAGGAATGGGAACGCTTCTACGAGTTCACCGGCACGAAGCTTCAGGCATTCCCCCTCCCGAAGAAACTCCCCCTCCCCCTCACCCGCCAACTCGATGCCCTCGCCCAAGAACTGGCCGCCCACGAGCCCACCGCCCTCACCACTTCCGCGACCACGCCCCCCACCCGCGAAGCCCTAGACACCGCCGAGGCCGCACAGAGGCACATCCGCGCCCGCATGATTCTGCTTCAGGAGGAGCTGGACTGGACTGTGTACGGGCTGTACGGACTGCTCACGCCTGCCGAGGTCGCCCGAACCACACTGCCCAGTGATCCGACCAATATCGCTGGCGCCGACGTACCCGAAGAACTCAAGCTCGGGCAGCGCGCGTTCGAGATCGCGCTCGCCCGCAGCGGCGCCGACACCACCTGGTTCGAGCGGCACGAATCCACCGAGAACCGCACCACCGAGATCCCCAGTCGCGGCTGGCCCGAGTCCTACCGCCGGATCGTTCAGGCGCGGCTCGATCTCATCCAAGACAACAAGGACATCCGCCTCCTCGAACGACCCGAGTACAAAAGGCGCTGGCTGACCGCCTCCTGGGAGAAGCGCGAGGACGCTGCCCTGCGGGCCTGGCTGCTCGACGCCACCGAACGCGAGGAGCTGTGGTTCGAGGAGCGGGACGGGATCGACTCCCCCCGCGCGCTCACCATCTACCAACTCGCCGACGCCCTCCGTCACGATGACGGCGTCCGGGCCGTCGCCGAGCTCTACGCCGCCAAGTACCTCAAGAAGCGCGACGTCCCGCTGTCCACCGTGCTGGCCACCGTCATCGAACCCGAACACGTCCCCCACCTCGCCACCCTCCGCTACAAGGAGTCCGGCCTGCGCAAGCGCGCTCAGTGGGAGCGGGTCTGGGACGAGCAGCGCAAGGAGGACGAGACCGGCGAGCGGCAAGGCATCAAGCCCCCGCCCAAGTACACGTCCGCCGACTTCCTCAAGCACAGCTACTGGTCGAACCGCGGCAAGCTCGACGTGCCCAAGGAGAGGTTCATCTCCTACCCTGACTCCGGCCCGGACAACGACCCGTCCCTCCTCATCGGCTGGGCCGGCTGGAACCACCGCCATCAGGCCGAGGCCCTGGTCAACCTCCTCAACGACCGTCTGAACGTCGACGGCTGGCCCAAGGAGGACCCCCGTTTCGTTCCGCTCCTCGCCGGGCTCGCGGAGGTCATGCCCTGGGTGAAGCAGTGGCACGACGAGTACGACGACGAGTGGGAGGGCAACCCGGCCGAGGACTTCAACAGTGCCCTCGTCGCCGGCATGTATGGACGGAATCTCTCCCGGGACGACCTCGCTGCCTGGCGCCCCGAGAAGAAGCGAGGCAGGGCTAGCAAGTAG
- a CDS encoding KGGVGR-motif variant AAA ATPase produces the protein MTFYDAPIRFDQARPAAFAFAREVAGEGFDVLLVRDVLGRFSLVVNDGDEDGSEGASGEQADRWRESVTARLGRYCGERPLTLTSATRLPKSLTASPRAMEVAAATPTTGSIRFLDNTVVGEDWSHVTTPSAAEGGASRTRRTALYGFKGGVGRTTAASVLARRLADDGKIVLVVDLDLESPGVGPLLLAGGSLCQHGVVDHLVESALGNADGLEIVARSGYEPRNQGELWIAPARGAGTEGVPYGYVDKLNRVYADAEGGRFADRLAATVHACEQAVERGDSGRLPDVVLLDSRAGIHDVAAVTISHLCDYALLFGADNDQTWAGYRDLFEAWAASGQAPAIRRKLRMVASMVPDSAHYSMDAHLSSLRKNAHSVFSVLYDSVAPGELAGASDGAPDLTDDSAPHHAIPILFEPGLVGMNVPNSPDWQERAFVQAAYRDFLDTVVPLIMAGPPGEPDAEFDESDQYAESTESEEERP, from the coding sequence ATGACCTTCTACGACGCCCCGATCCGCTTCGACCAGGCGCGCCCGGCCGCTTTTGCCTTCGCCCGTGAGGTCGCCGGGGAGGGCTTTGACGTCCTCCTCGTGCGGGACGTCCTCGGCCGCTTCTCCCTCGTGGTGAACGACGGCGACGAAGACGGGAGCGAGGGCGCGAGCGGCGAACAGGCCGACCGCTGGCGTGAGTCGGTCACCGCCCGGCTGGGCCGGTACTGCGGAGAGCGCCCCCTCACCCTGACGTCGGCAACTCGCCTGCCGAAATCCCTGACGGCCTCACCCCGCGCCATGGAGGTGGCGGCAGCCACCCCCACCACGGGCTCGATCCGGTTCCTCGACAACACGGTCGTCGGCGAGGACTGGTCTCACGTCACCACCCCCTCCGCCGCCGAGGGCGGAGCGTCCCGCACCCGCCGCACCGCCCTCTACGGGTTCAAGGGCGGCGTGGGCCGGACGACGGCGGCCTCTGTGCTCGCCCGCCGGCTGGCCGACGACGGCAAGATCGTGCTCGTCGTCGACCTCGACCTGGAGTCACCCGGCGTCGGCCCGCTCCTGCTCGCGGGCGGGAGCCTGTGCCAACACGGCGTCGTGGACCATCTGGTGGAGTCGGCGCTCGGCAACGCCGACGGTCTGGAGATCGTGGCCCGCTCCGGGTACGAGCCGCGCAACCAGGGTGAGTTGTGGATCGCCCCGGCGCGCGGGGCGGGCACCGAAGGCGTCCCCTACGGCTATGTGGACAAGCTCAACCGGGTGTACGCCGACGCGGAAGGGGGCCGCTTCGCCGACCGGCTGGCCGCCACCGTCCACGCCTGCGAGCAGGCGGTGGAACGCGGCGACAGCGGTCGCCTGCCCGACGTGGTGCTGCTCGACAGCCGGGCGGGCATCCACGACGTGGCGGCCGTCACCATCTCCCATCTGTGCGACTACGCGCTGTTGTTCGGCGCCGACAACGACCAGACGTGGGCGGGCTACCGGGACCTGTTCGAGGCCTGGGCCGCGTCCGGCCAGGCCCCGGCCATCCGCAGGAAGCTGCGCATGGTGGCGTCGATGGTCCCGGACTCGGCGCACTACTCGATGGACGCCCACCTGAGCTCCCTCCGCAAGAACGCCCACTCGGTCTTCAGCGTCCTCTACGACTCCGTCGCCCCGGGCGAACTCGCCGGCGCATCGGACGGTGCTCCCGACCTGACGGACGACTCCGCGCCGCACCACGCGATCCCCATCCTGTTCGAGCCGGGTCTGGTCGGCATGAACGTGCCCAACTCCCCGGACTGGCAGGAGCGCGCCTTCGTCCAGGCCGCGTACCGTGACTTCCTGGACACGGTCGTCCCCCTGATCATGGCGGGGCCGCCCGGGGAGCCCGACGCCGAGTTCGACGAGTCCGACCAGTACGCCGAGAGCACCGAGTCCGAGGAAGAGCGCCCATGA
- the pglW gene encoding BREX system serine/threonine kinase PglW: MTPTAAKPGPPSRREHWFQPRRSGFRWEQEGLEHVRQLMPNAEPYRAWATFRFTGVTGRVNECDLLIAVPGGVYLLELKGHPGRVVNRGDTWQFHDDRVRTLRNPLHLTDLKAKELKAQLERAARAAGIPEGKIPFIKPAVFLHDPDLVSELDEFQRTSVYGRNEGTSGLPGIWDGLLGLPPERESWRVTPQDSQRLEMLMKRIGISHSTAHLRFGDDWLLAPRALDAGPGWEDRLAARDDGLVKENGRVRIYLSGQASSAEQRARVDRAALREYQVLQGINHRGIVQAVQIREHQGGPAILFRHQESDLRLDAYLDAYGGRLTPAVRLDLVRQLAEAVRYAHNRSLYHRALSARSVYVSAHEDGTEPVLRIADWQTAARDFDTTSHLTLGQTPLDSGLVADIAQVYLAPETTREFADPVDLDLFGIGALSYLLLTGKPPADARGALVDRLAAEGGLHPYAASDSVSAALDDLVFRATASDVQSRLSSAEEFLRLLDAAEADAAVGGRGAIEVEDPLTAKAGRRLDAEWEVVRVLGTGATARALLVRRVEEGVPDPASLRVFKVALDREKDARLYAEAKALREVGGNRIVKLLAAPREVGGHTVLEIEYAGGFRPADDRDPVSLGSRLRSEGRLGYAQLERFGNDLFEALDSLAARGVRHRDIKPDNLGLFKRSDGSWQLMLFDFSLADAPDQDLHAGTRGYLDPFLGGSRRARFDDHSEWYAAAVTLHEMASGERPVWGDGQGDPLTVPKAELYVARELFEPALADGLTEFFEQALHRDVESRHDSLRQMQEAWRGVFRRADSTRPPTTPATVDAQAADVEDAREQAAAAADLTTPLDAAGLSPRAVSVAAGLGAVTVGQLLDVPPHSISRARGAGNVIRKELNRRHRQWTQDLRRRVTPKRPVQVPADTPGDILEPVEILAARLVPAEGGVRTRPRRDIVLATLGLPGVEAAGALSPWPAQSAIARALDVSQPTVSGNLGAAIEQWTAFTWLEDVRAELVTILSEQGRVMTAQELATELRVRHAPRDEDDTDEDRADLQAEALALVRAATEVESRRDDLALGEGGEDGASRFTVMRRGSAVLLALVDLPGGDDPTPVELAEYATLLGRAAEDLAARDPLPGGGTVLRELRAVPAPEGMAPLADTRLLTLAAAMAGGIGVTPRFELFPLDLGLERALRISQAAAGVRAGAGIGADELLTRVKARFPGLTALADITYVELEEALSGAGFPLVYERETRRFFPPSRDAEQSRPAFSGSVLTSTGALYDAAQGQLAEGRDPRRLSELRLRESLRRGGFLALTVRGAHLPGTARRLADRFGVLPVDVDELFLTALRELSEEQQVRWGALLKADAKFTSTGRIGAALASYTRLAAERVADRCTALAAQAGPRTVLLAHRASLAARYWEAGGRELLVSLQEAARRSAAVPHGLWLLVPMDDPQATPALDGRPVDVVDRESEWEVLEGLFMRELQALREAS, encoded by the coding sequence GTGACGCCGACCGCTGCGAAGCCCGGTCCTCCATCGCGGCGTGAGCACTGGTTCCAGCCGCGCCGGTCCGGTTTCCGTTGGGAGCAGGAGGGCCTTGAGCATGTGCGGCAGCTGATGCCGAACGCCGAGCCGTACCGGGCATGGGCGACATTCAGGTTCACCGGTGTCACGGGCCGGGTCAACGAGTGCGATCTGTTGATCGCCGTGCCCGGAGGCGTCTATCTGCTGGAGCTGAAGGGGCATCCGGGGCGGGTCGTGAACCGGGGGGACACCTGGCAGTTCCACGACGACCGGGTGCGGACGCTGCGCAACCCGCTGCATCTCACCGATCTCAAGGCCAAGGAACTGAAGGCCCAGCTGGAGCGTGCCGCGCGTGCCGCGGGCATCCCCGAGGGGAAGATCCCCTTCATCAAGCCGGCGGTCTTCCTGCACGATCCCGACCTGGTGAGCGAGCTGGACGAGTTCCAGCGCACGTCGGTCTACGGACGCAACGAGGGTACTAGCGGTCTGCCCGGCATCTGGGACGGCCTGCTCGGACTGCCCCCGGAGCGGGAGAGCTGGCGCGTCACCCCGCAGGACAGCCAGCGGCTCGAAATGCTGATGAAGCGCATCGGGATCAGCCACTCCACCGCTCACCTGCGCTTCGGGGACGACTGGCTGCTCGCGCCGCGTGCGCTGGATGCCGGCCCCGGCTGGGAGGACCGGCTCGCCGCACGCGATGACGGCCTGGTCAAGGAGAACGGCAGGGTCCGGATCTATCTGTCGGGTCAGGCCTCGTCAGCGGAGCAGCGTGCCCGGGTGGACCGGGCTGCTCTGCGTGAGTACCAGGTGCTCCAGGGCATCAACCACCGCGGCATCGTGCAGGCCGTTCAGATCCGCGAGCACCAGGGCGGCCCGGCGATCCTGTTCCGGCACCAGGAGTCGGATCTGCGGCTCGACGCATATCTGGACGCGTACGGAGGCCGGCTCACGCCCGCTGTGCGGCTGGACCTGGTGCGCCAGCTCGCCGAGGCCGTCCGGTACGCCCACAACCGTTCGCTGTACCACCGGGCTCTGTCGGCGCGTTCGGTGTACGTGTCCGCGCACGAGGACGGTACGGAACCGGTGCTGCGGATCGCCGACTGGCAGACCGCCGCAAGGGACTTCGACACCACCTCACATCTCACGCTCGGCCAGACTCCGCTGGATTCCGGGCTGGTCGCCGACATCGCCCAGGTGTACCTCGCGCCGGAAACCACCCGGGAATTCGCGGACCCGGTCGACCTCGACCTCTTCGGCATCGGTGCGCTCTCCTACCTGCTGCTCACCGGCAAGCCGCCCGCCGATGCGCGGGGCGCGTTGGTGGACCGGCTCGCCGCGGAGGGCGGACTTCACCCGTACGCCGCCTCCGACAGCGTCTCCGCGGCACTGGACGACCTCGTCTTCCGGGCCACCGCCTCCGATGTGCAGAGCCGGTTGTCGTCCGCCGAGGAGTTCCTGCGGCTGCTCGACGCCGCGGAGGCCGACGCTGCCGTCGGCGGTCGGGGCGCCATCGAGGTGGAGGACCCTCTCACCGCCAAGGCCGGCCGTCGCCTCGATGCGGAGTGGGAGGTCGTGCGGGTCCTGGGCACCGGCGCGACCGCCCGGGCTCTGCTGGTGCGCCGCGTCGAGGAAGGAGTGCCGGATCCGGCGTCGCTGCGGGTCTTCAAGGTGGCGCTCGACCGGGAGAAGGACGCGCGGCTGTACGCGGAGGCGAAGGCCCTGCGCGAGGTGGGCGGCAACCGCATCGTCAAGCTGCTCGCCGCTCCCCGGGAAGTGGGCGGGCACACGGTCCTGGAGATCGAGTACGCGGGCGGCTTCCGCCCGGCCGACGACCGGGATCCGGTCAGTCTCGGGTCACGGCTGCGCAGCGAGGGCCGGCTGGGCTACGCCCAGCTGGAGCGGTTCGGCAACGACCTCTTCGAGGCCCTGGACAGCCTTGCCGCCCGCGGGGTGCGCCACCGCGACATCAAGCCGGACAACCTGGGCCTTTTCAAGCGGAGTGACGGCTCCTGGCAGCTGATGCTGTTCGACTTCTCCCTGGCCGATGCTCCCGACCAGGACCTTCACGCGGGCACCCGCGGCTACCTCGATCCTTTCCTGGGCGGCAGCCGCCGCGCCCGCTTCGACGATCACTCGGAGTGGTACGCGGCTGCGGTCACCCTGCACGAGATGGCCTCGGGCGAGCGGCCGGTGTGGGGCGACGGCCAGGGCGATCCGCTGACCGTTCCGAAGGCCGAGCTCTATGTGGCCCGCGAGCTGTTCGAGCCGGCGCTGGCGGACGGTCTGACCGAGTTCTTCGAGCAGGCCCTGCACCGCGACGTGGAGAGCCGCCACGACAGTCTCCGCCAGATGCAGGAGGCCTGGCGCGGGGTCTTCCGCAGGGCGGACTCCACGCGTCCGCCCACCACGCCCGCGACGGTCGACGCGCAGGCGGCGGACGTCGAGGACGCGCGCGAACAGGCTGCCGCCGCCGCAGACTTGACGACCCCGTTGGACGCCGCGGGGCTGTCGCCGCGCGCCGTGTCGGTGGCGGCGGGTCTGGGGGCCGTGACGGTGGGCCAGCTCCTGGACGTCCCCCCGCACTCGATCTCCCGTGCCCGGGGCGCCGGCAACGTCATCCGCAAGGAGCTCAACCGGCGCCACCGCCAGTGGACCCAGGATCTCCGCAGGCGGGTCACCCCGAAGCGGCCCGTGCAGGTGCCGGCCGACACCCCGGGCGACATCCTGGAGCCGGTCGAGATCCTCGCGGCCCGGCTGGTCCCGGCCGAGGGCGGTGTCCGTACGCGCCCGCGGCGGGACATCGTCCTGGCGACGCTGGGGCTCCCGGGCGTGGAGGCGGCCGGTGCGCTTTCCCCGTGGCCCGCCCAGTCCGCGATCGCGCGGGCCCTCGACGTGAGCCAGCCGACCGTCTCGGGGAACCTGGGCGCGGCGATCGAGCAGTGGACCGCGTTCACCTGGCTGGAGGACGTCCGCGCCGAACTGGTCACCATACTGTCCGAGCAAGGCAGGGTGATGACGGCGCAGGAGCTGGCCACCGAGCTGCGTGTACGGCACGCCCCGCGCGACGAGGACGATACGGACGAGGACCGGGCCGACCTCCAGGCGGAGGCCCTGGCCCTGGTGCGGGCGGCCACCGAGGTCGAGTCTCGCCGCGACGACCTGGCCCTCGGCGAGGGCGGCGAGGACGGCGCCTCCCGGTTCACCGTGATGCGCCGGGGCAGCGCGGTGCTGCTGGCCCTGGTCGACCTCCCGGGCGGCGACGACCCGACCCCGGTGGAGCTCGCCGAGTACGCGACCCTGCTCGGCCGGGCCGCCGAGGACCTGGCGGCCCGCGATCCCCTGCCCGGCGGCGGCACCGTCCTGCGGGAACTGCGCGCCGTACCCGCGCCGGAGGGCATGGCCCCGCTGGCCGACACCCGCCTGCTGACCCTGGCCGCCGCCATGGCGGGCGGTATCGGCGTCACTCCGCGCTTCGAGCTGTTCCCGCTGGACCTGGGACTCGAGCGGGCACTGCGGATCTCGCAGGCGGCCGCCGGGGTACGGGCCGGTGCGGGAATCGGCGCCGACGAACTGCTGACCCGGGTGAAGGCCCGTTTCCCGGGCCTCACGGCACTCGCCGACATCACCTACGTCGAGCTGGAGGAGGCGCTGTCCGGGGCGGGCTTCCCCCTGGTGTACGAACGGGAGACCCGACGCTTCTTCCCGCCCTCACGGGATGCCGAGCAGAGCCGTCCGGCGTTCAGCGGCTCCGTTCTGACCAGCACCGGCGCCTTGTACGACGCCGCGCAGGGCCAGCTGGCAGAGGGCCGCGACCCTCGTCGTCTGTCCGAGCTGCGGCTCCGGGAGTCGCTGCGCCGGGGCGGTTTCCTTGCCCTGACCGTCAGGGGCGCGCACCTGCCCGGCACGGCGCGCCGCCTGGCCGACCGGTTCGGTGTGCTGCCGGTCGACGTCGACGAGCTGTTCCTGACGGCCCTGCGGGAGCTGTCGGAGGAACAGCAGGTGCGGTGGGGAGCCCTGCTGAAGGCGGACGCCAAGTTCACCTCCACCGGCCGGATCGGGGCCGCCCTGGCGTCCTACACCAGGCTGGCCGCCGAGCGGGTCGCCGACCGCTGCACGGCCCTCGCCGCTCAGGCGGGTCCCCGTACGGTGCTCCTCGCGCACCGGGCTTCCCTCGCGGCCCGCTACTGGGAGGCCGGGGGCCGCGAACTCCTGGTCTCCTTGCAGGAGGCGGCCCGCCGTTCCGCCGCGGTGCCGCACGGTCTGTGGCTGCTGGTGCCCATGGACGACCCGCAGGCCACTCCGGCACTGGACGGCCGTCCGGTGGACGTCGTGGACCGGGAGAGCGAGTGGGAGGTTCTGGAGGGGTTGTTCATGCGGGAGCTCCAGGCGCTACGGGAAGCGAGCTGA
- a CDS encoding threonine synthase, translating to MTPLPDRFCPTDGTRVPAASLAWCCPACRGPLDLDFAPTPASLKSLAGRVNSLWRYAECLPLAAPTISLGEGRTPLVELKDGVRAKLDFLMPTLSFKDRGAVLLAELALRLGPRRVIADSSGNAGTAVAAYCARASLPCTVYVPLGTSAKKLEQIEAHGAQLHLVDGDREATARTAREAADADGVFYASHVYNPYFLHGTKTYVHELWEDLGGRLPEVIVVPVGNGTLLLGAALAIAELHAAGLIDRRPALYAVQSAAVAPLAHAWTEGADDLVGTTLMAPTFAEGIAIPHPPRARQILRAVRDSGGTFLTVTEDQIRHAQRDLASRGLYVESTGVACWAAVREGALGTRTAVVPLCGAGLKTGLAGS from the coding sequence ATGACCCCACTGCCGGATCGCTTCTGCCCGACGGACGGCACGCGCGTCCCCGCCGCCTCCCTCGCCTGGTGCTGCCCGGCCTGCCGCGGCCCCCTGGACCTGGACTTCGCACCGACACCGGCATCGCTCAAGTCCCTGGCCGGCCGGGTGAACTCCCTGTGGCGCTACGCGGAGTGCCTTCCCCTGGCGGCGCCCACGATCTCGCTGGGCGAGGGCCGGACCCCGCTGGTCGAGCTGAAGGACGGCGTCCGGGCCAAGCTCGACTTCCTCATGCCCACGCTCTCCTTCAAGGACCGGGGCGCGGTGCTGCTCGCCGAGCTGGCCCTGCGGCTCGGCCCCCGGCGGGTGATCGCCGACAGCAGCGGCAACGCGGGCACGGCGGTCGCCGCGTACTGCGCCCGGGCCTCGCTGCCCTGCACGGTGTACGTCCCGCTCGGCACGTCGGCCAAGAAACTGGAGCAGATCGAGGCGCACGGGGCGCAGCTCCACCTCGTCGACGGCGACCGCGAGGCCACGGCCAGGACGGCCCGCGAGGCGGCTGACGCGGACGGCGTCTTCTACGCCTCGCACGTCTACAACCCGTACTTCCTGCACGGCACCAAGACGTACGTCCACGAACTGTGGGAGGACCTCGGCGGCCGGCTCCCCGAGGTGATCGTCGTCCCTGTCGGCAACGGCACGCTGCTGCTGGGCGCGGCCCTCGCGATCGCCGAACTGCACGCGGCGGGCCTCATCGACCGCCGCCCCGCCCTCTACGCCGTCCAGTCCGCCGCCGTGGCCCCGCTCGCCCACGCCTGGACCGAGGGCGCTGACGACCTTGTCGGGACCACACTCATGGCCCCCACCTTCGCCGAGGGCATCGCCATCCCCCACCCACCCCGAGCCCGCCAGATCCTCCGCGCCGTGCGCGACTCCGGCGGCACCTTCCTCACCGTGACCGAGGACCAGATCCGCCACGCCCAACGCGACCTGGCCTCACGCGGGCTGTACGTCGAGTCCACGGGCGTGGCCTGCTGGGCGGCCGTACGGGAGGGCGCGCTCGGGACCCGTACGGCGGTCGTGCCGTTGTGCGGAGCGGGGTTGAAGACGGGGCTGGCCGGAAGCTGA